One Ammospiza caudacuta isolate bAmmCau1 chromosome 11, bAmmCau1.pri, whole genome shotgun sequence genomic window carries:
- the LRRC34 gene encoding leucine-rich repeat-containing protein 34, translating into MAVAPDLHLHYMEACQNLSQAENPFIARVLQEADKNDEISTKGITLKLAGNNHLVPVPRVTDNDLAVLVSVLGQAPFVTGLDLAYNLLTDVGAEIMAIFLQENSTLQYLNLMFNDIGTSGAELIAGALHKNQSLVHLRMTGNRIGNQGGMFFASMLETNSTLKKLDLGDCDVGLRCLIATAIALTQNKSLKAINLNRPLLSTQQEETTVHIALMLRSNSSLVELHLGKHEMKNFGVERLCDALYENSTLRYLDLSCNNIICDGAKFLGELLKKNHTLEILDLDANRIEDAGIIYLSETLATRNRTLKALSVVSNNITGRGLVALAQAMHSNMTLSHIYIWGNKIDRSTCAAFAELMAVERLHPDCTDVAPYKVDGEIFLAELSHGLAKHRYWSPRCAAVAPGAANASLEIVPVSEYLKDAATRIKVGDTPNMVV; encoded by the exons ATGGCGGTTGCTCCAGATCTTCACCTGCATTATATGGAGGCCTGTCAAAATTTGAGCCAGGCTGAAAACCCCTTCATTGCTCGTGTGCTTCAAGAAGCTGATAAAAACGatgaaat AAGTACAAAAGGAATCACATTAAAATTAGCTGGAAATAATCATCTGGTGCCTGTGCCAAGAGTTACAGATAATGATCTTGCAGTTCTTGTCTCTGTCCTAGGCCAAGCTCCCTTTGTCACAG GTTTGGATCTTGCCTATAATTTATTGACTGATGTTGGAGCAGAGATCATGGCAATATTCCTCCAG GAAAACTCCACTCTGCAGTATCTGAACCTGATGTTCAATGACATTGGCACAAGTGGGGCAGAGCTGATAGCAGGAGCACTCCAT AAGAATCAAAGTCTTGTGCACCTGAGAATGACTGGAAACAGAATAGGAAACCAAGGTGGGATGTTTTTTGCTTCAATGCTAGAAACTAACTCAACCTTAAAGAAGTTGGACCTTGGAGACTGTGATGTG gGCCTGCGGTGTCTGATAGCAACAGCCATAGCCCTGACTCAGAACAAATCACTCAAAGCCATAAACCTCAATCGTCCTTTGCTATCCACCCAACAG GAAGAGACCACAGTTCATATAGCTCTGATGCTGAGGAGTAATTCTTCTCTTGTGGAACTACATTTGGGCAAGCATGAAATGAAAAACTTTGGTGTAGAGCGACTGTGTGATGCCCTGTATGAAAACTCCACCCTGAGATACCTTGACCTTAGCTG TAATAACATCATCTGTGATGGTGCTAAATTTTTGGGAGAGCTACTAAAAAAGAACCATACCCTGGAGATCCTGGATCTTGATGCAAACCGAATAGAGGATGCTGGAATCATTTACCTGAGTGAGACCTTGGCCACGCGGAACAGGACTCTGAAGGC GTTGTCTGTTGTAAGCAACAATATAACTGGCAGAGGACTTGTAGCTCTTGCACAGGCAATGCATTCCAACATGACACTTTCCCATATTTACATCTGGGGGAACAAAATTGACAGAAGCACCTGTGCA GCATTCGCGGAGCTGATGGCGGTGGAGCGCCTGCACCCGGACTGCACGGACGTGGCTCCCTACAAGGTGGACGGGGAGAttttcctggcagagctgtcccacGGGCTGGCCAAGCACCGCTACTGGAGCCCGCGCTGCGCCGCCGTGGCCCCCGGTGCTGCCAACGCCAGCCTGGAAATCGTCCCTGTCTCGGAGTATTT GAAGGATGCAGCAACAAGAATTAAAGTTGGGGATACACCAAACATGGTGGTTTGA